The Terriglobus roseus sequence GAAGGATGCTTACAACCGCGTCGACTCTCTGTCGGGTGTAGTGGCTGGTCTGGATACTTACAAGCCGTTGAGTGAGAGCAGTGTGACCTTTGCCTTCGATAAGTCGACGCTAACGCCGGCGGACAAGAAGGCCCTTGACACCATCGCGGCGAGCCTGGACACAACGAAGCACTACATCCTGGAACTGACGGGTGGAACTGACTCCACGGGCGATGCCCAGTACAACTACGCCCTGAGCCAGAAGCGTGCGGACGCCGTGGCCTTCTACCTGCAGAGCAAGTACAACATTGCGCCGCACAAGTTCTACATGGTCGGCATCGGCAAGGATAAGGAAGTAGCTTCCAACCGTACGGCAGCAGGTCGTAAGGAGAACCGCCGAGTTGAGGTTCGCGTCCTGTCGAACCTGCAGGAAGAGGCAACCACGTCCGCCCAGAACGCACCGGCCGGCCAGTAGTTCCTTTCGCTCACCGTATTCCAAAGGGGTGGCCAACATGGCCACCCCTTTTGCATTGTTTTCTTCATGAGTAGATTAGGGAGCCACATAATTTCAAGGCAATCGAGTACGCTCACTGAAGAAGGGCCGTCCGATGCCAAAACTAGTATCCAGTTCTTCAGAACTATCTGGCATAGGTACCAGCAAAGAGGATGATGCCCAGATCACCGGGAAGCAGCTCAATGAAGAAATTCGGCTGTTGGACAGCGGCGGTCTTCGCTGGCTGAGTCACATACCCACGCTTGAAGCCCACTTCGAGACAACGACAGCGGCGCAACGCTCTCGGCGATTTTGGATGCTCGGCATCGTCTGCATCTTCGTGTTCAACTTCTTCCTGATCTCTGAC is a genomic window containing:
- a CDS encoding OmpA family protein, with translation MNTSAKKMTRAGLAAGSAALILFLTTGCSTKNYVRSQTAPLVQNTNELDARTSQDHRNIVDTDTRAQAGIASAQNAANAADQHAMAAGQAANQAQGSAKDAYNRVDSLSGVVAGLDTYKPLSESSVTFAFDKSTLTPADKKALDTIAASLDTTKHYILELTGGTDSTGDAQYNYALSQKRADAVAFYLQSKYNIAPHKFYMVGIGKDKEVASNRTAAGRKENRRVEVRVLSNLQEEATTSAQNAPAGQ